TGTCGCGCTCGGTACGGCCATCTTCCTCTTTACCTGGATCGAGGTGGCAGTGGATGCTGAGTGGAAGAGTATTCTGTATGTTGCTTGGGCAATGATCTTTGCGGTCGGTACGTACATTGTGTATTCGTTCACTGCCAACAAACCAGCTTTTTACCTCTATGGTGCGACAGCAGCAGCTCTCATTGGGGTAGCGACCGCGGCTGAGCTCGATGGGCCAGTCCTGACGCTCGCGTACCTCTTCGAGATCTGCGTGCTTCTTCTGGCTGCTGGACGACTCGGTCTTCGGGCTCGGACCCTGTCTCGTATGAGTCTCTTGCTGACGGTGCCAGTGCTCTTATCGCTTGAGAGCTTTGGTTCATCAGCGTGGCGACAGGGTGTTTTTCATGAAGATTTTGTAGTGCTTGGCCTCACGATGTTTGTGCTTGGTACTATCGGATTATTGCTCCATGCCAAGAGTGCTGAAGCCGAAGACGAAGTTGCTTTGATCACTGCACAAGGTCACTTGGCCGTGTCTGGGCTCTACGCCACAGCACTCGTTTGGTTGATATTGCATGCTGCTGTTGCCTCTGATGATCTGGCAACTATGCTGTCGCTCATTATCTACACCGTGGTGGGTATTGGACTGTTCGTGGCAGGTACCGCACGATCGATTGATTGGCAGCGATTGGTGGGGAGTATCCTGATCGGCTTTGTGGTGTTGCGGTTGTTGTTTGTTGAGGTGTGGGATATGAATCTTGAAGGACGTATCATCACCTTCTTGATCATCGGTGTGCTGCTGATCTCGACTGCATTCTTACATAAGAATCGGAAGCAGACAGATGACGTAATTGTGAGCGAGTAAGTATGATCACTATGTTTCAGAAAAATATTGTCATCACAGGATCACTCCTGTTTGTCGTACTTGGTCTTGGACTTTGTACCGCAGAAGCGCGGACACCACAGATTGCAGAGATGGAGGAAGCACCCGAAACCGCCTTTATGAAAATGATCCCGGTGCCAGCTGTTGATGTGGTAGTGCCGACTGTCGTCGAAGTGCCGATCGGCGAGCGGGTCTGGGATGATGAGACTTTCTTAGTCAAAGAGCGAGCAACCGGGCGATATATTGGTTCATACTTGTCGTCGAAAACAGCAGTTGGTCTCACGCCAGTGTCAGTCAGTAGTGTGCCAAATGTAACTTCAGTGAACCGGCTAAATGATGGCAAGTTGGATACCTTTACTGACTTTGATCTGCCAGCCGAAGGGGTGGGACAGGTGTCACTTACACTTAGTGCAAACAGCCCGATCACGTCATCACAGTTACGATTACGACTGGCACAGTATGTAGCTCTACCACTTACGGTGCAGGTGCAATACCAACGTCCTGGTGAGGATACCCTGCAGACGGCAGTTGCAACCACACGTATGACTGGTACGACCGTGACCTTTCCCGAAGTAACTGCAACTCGATTTGTCGTTACCTTTACCTACGGTCAGCCACTGCGCATTACTGAACTATCGTTCGATCAGAAGAATGCAGCTGTTACAGAAGAACAACGACTACGCTTCCTGCTGCAGCCGGGGGAGGACTATGATATTTACTACGATGCCGATCGCTCAGTACGAGTATCAACGAGTGAGGTTGGTAACTTGTACAACGATAAGGAGGTGCTCTTGGTGTATGGCGGCTCACCTCGGGCTAATCAGCTGTATGTACCAGCTGACAGTGATGGTGATGGGGTGCGTGATACATTTGATAACTGTGTACAGATGTCGAATGAAGATCAGGTTGATATCGATGGTAATGGCCGCGGAGATGTGTGTGATGATTGGGACCGAGATGGTCGTCTGAACAGTGCAGATAACTGCGTGA
Above is a window of Candidatus Nomurabacteria bacterium DNA encoding:
- a CDS encoding thrombospondin type 3 repeat-containing protein, with the protein product MTGTTVTFPEVTATRFVVTFTYGQPLRITELSFDQKNAAVTEEQRLRFLLQPGEDYDIYYDADRSVRVSTSEVGNLYNDKEVLLVYGGSPRANQLYVPADSDGDGVRDTFDNCVQMSNEDQVDIDGNGRGDVCDDWDRDGRLNSADNCVNEPNRDQRDEDHDGIGDVCDEEESRFTEANPWVPWVGIGFAGLVLLLLFTLVAKRPAIQAGEEKREGE